The Aggregatilinea lenta genome includes a region encoding these proteins:
- a CDS encoding type II toxin-antitoxin system RelE family toxin yields MKVVYLRPFAKQYKKLPAKIREKFDRQLRHLVKDPQHPSLRACKMVNREEVWEARIDIQYRFTFQFNDKDIVLRSIGTHEIYRQR; encoded by the coding sequence ATGAAGGTGGTCTATCTTCGACCATTTGCCAAGCAGTATAAGAAGTTACCTGCGAAGATCCGCGAGAAATTTGATCGGCAGCTACGCCACCTAGTGAAAGACCCGCAACACCCTTCCCTGCGTGCCTGCAAAATGGTCAACCGCGAGGAGGTCTGGGAAGCCCGCATCGATATTCAATATCGGTTCACCTTCCAATTCAACGACAAAGACATCGTGCTGCGCTCAATTGGCACGCACGAGATTTATCGGCAACGGTGA
- a CDS encoding recombinase family protein, protein MAAQKNIHLHAVKGNWQLDDSSQSKIVAMACSIAAEIERDLISQRTTEALAARKKMGMTLGRARY, encoded by the coding sequence ATTGCCGCGCAGAAGAACATTCACCTGCATGCGGTCAAAGGCAACTGGCAGCTGGATGATTCGAGCCAGTCCAAAATCGTGGCGATGGCCTGCTCTATAGCAGCGGAAATCGAGCGCGACCTCATCAGCCAGCGCACGACAGAGGCCCTGGCGGCTCGTAAGAAGATGGGAATGACTTTA
- a CDS encoding tyrosine-type recombinase/integrase — MNFVEPIRDRKRIAQIKNQLRGEGRYRDLLLFVVGINSALRISDLLQLRISHFVDEHNHIRRRFAIKEEKRGKRQEVVINDSIREALDEYLSAYPGVISDSDNYVFFSTRANNFREPIGRGQAWKFITSICADIGLRGNFGTHSLRKTWGYHARMSGVDLALIMYKLNHASLAYTKRYLGITDEELEAVVKRLNL; from the coding sequence ATGAACTTTGTTGAACCCATTCGCGACCGCAAACGCATCGCGCAAATCAAAAACCAGCTGCGTGGCGAAGGGCGGTACCGTGATCTGCTACTGTTTGTGGTGGGAATCAACAGCGCACTGCGTATTTCGGACTTGCTGCAACTGCGCATCAGCCACTTCGTGGACGAACACAATCACATCCGCCGTCGTTTTGCCATCAAAGAGGAGAAGCGCGGCAAACGCCAGGAGGTCGTGATCAACGACAGCATCCGCGAAGCACTCGACGAGTATTTGTCTGCCTATCCTGGTGTCATCAGCGATTCGGACAACTACGTCTTCTTCAGTACCAGGGCGAATAACTTTCGTGAACCAATCGGGCGGGGGCAAGCCTGGAAGTTCATCACCTCTATTTGCGCTGACATCGGACTGCGCGGCAACTTTGGAACACATAGTTTGCGCAAAACGTGGGGCTACCACGCGCGGATGAGTGGGGTAGACCTGGCACTCATCATGTACAAGCTCAATCACGCTAGTCTGGCATACACCAAGCGATATCTGGGTATCACCGACGAGGAGCTTGAAGCAGTGGTAAAGCGGTTGAATCTCTAG
- a CDS encoding recombinase family protein has product MPQHQTIAYLRVSTADQDVEKNKFDILQLANTKGLGQVQWVEDTVSGRVSSRQRRIAVILNRRQTGDDLIVSELSRLGRSMLECMEISLDCRAEEHSPACGQRQLAAG; this is encoded by the coding sequence ATGCCACAGCACCAAACCATCGCCTATTTGCGTGTCTCCACCGCCGACCAGGACGTTGAAAAGAACAAGTTCGACATCCTCCAGCTCGCGAACACTAAAGGATTGGGACAGGTGCAGTGGGTGGAGGACACGGTATCGGGGCGCGTCTCGTCGCGCCAGCGCCGTATCGCAGTGATTTTAAACCGCCGGCAAACAGGCGATGATCTGATTGTAAGCGAGCTGTCACGCTTGGGACGCTCCATGCTGGAATGCATGGAGATATCTCTCGATTGCCGCGCAGAAGAACATTCACCTGCATGCGGTCAAAGGCAACTGGCAGCTGGATGA